TATTATTAATTTCTTCCCAGTCCTCGGCGTCGTCTGCCtgtcttcttgcttcttcacaTGTAAGGCACGCGCTACGCACATGTGTAAGTGTGCTGCTCTGCACGGATAGATCATCTAAGCTACTAGTGAGTTGCAAGCACCAACTAACAATTCCCCAAAGCTTAAGGTAATGAGGGAACAAATAAAAACGAGATGAGCAATCTTACATTACTAATTGGAAActccttttgaagcctccaAAGAAAGTCACCTAAAATCCTAAGTGGGTACAgtctaaaaaaaatagagaaaatttACAAGTTCTCACAAAAATGAGAAACATTcggccatcaattcggcaactctaattataatagccattggatctgttattttttctaataaattacccacctttgtcattatgaaaatagactaaagtaacctcagaaacatgtatctaaattacacacctctgccattataaaaagtAATCtcaagtaaccccctaatcttcatgtaaattacccactcatgccattaaaaataatatcaaataaccacTTAAATTTTTATacatattatccaatgataacataataaaagttaaaataaacccaaaatctgaatcaaaattatattattataataaaatcttaataCACATCactataaaattctaaattactatttctattattattaatatattatttatgttattatttatataaaataataaccataatgtgtgtgttaccatatattcatgtataagagaagagacacgaataccaattttcatgatgttgaatacatatcaaacacatatggatgtgtgatgcaaagtgagaaaaaaatattagtaactaaacctatcacatttattacaattacataatgataaatatatatcttTACCGTACTAGATTAgaatattaattaattaaaaaaattgtgaaatagataattattagatatctctaactagtCCGTGAGGGAGCAcgagttgatagactagtatatTCATAATTAGTAGATTTTTTGTGACAATAATTTCATAGATTTTTTTGACCATAAATACATCTTTCCATATTGAGGCTGAGCATGAAATACATTAGTAGATTTTTTTTGTGACAATAATTTCGTAATTATTATTGTATCTTTTCAATACATAAACCAGAGAAAGGCCACTTTATCATGATTTTTATACCAAAGTTACATATAATAAGCAACTCCAAATTTCCGATGATGCGTAAAGGCTTCGCaaattaaaatattaaaagGTTCCAAAAATCAGTGACTGAAGTGAGCACTAACTATGGGGCTATCTTTGAGTGGAAGTCAGTAGATGCAAGCACAAGACGCAGAAGCTTCAAGCTCGCCACGATTCAGCCCAAGAAAAATGTGAGCAATGTGCACACATCAACACTACAGTAATCTCCGGTCCGTGCGCGCCATGGTTGTTGCTCCTTCGCGTGTTCCTCTCAGTGGGCCGACCACGCATCGGTCTACATTATTGTTGATCAAACGTACGTAACTCACATCATCGCCTGCATTATAATAAAGTAGCTAGTAAAATTAAGCGATCAAATCGCACATGAAACAACAACACAGACGACCAATCTAAAAGCGTCTGCATGATGTTAACTGCAGCCGGCGGCATCGCCAGCAGCAGcgataattaaaattttaatccCCTTGCTTTGCCCTGATCTCATGATCCCACCATGCCGCCGGGATCCGCCAGGGATTAAGAAAAGGATTCGGCCGGGACACGCGCCAGCGCCGTGTTTAACAGGAAGATTAGGTGGGCAATTAACAAGCATATCGCCCTAATGAACCCTAGCTATCATGCACCAAATCACTCGCAGTTTGCTGGTGAAGGGTCACTGGAGTGTAAGCCTCCATATGCACGGCCATACTGCGTGCATTTCAAATCAGTACTACGAGTGTAGCTTCTTGTTGGGCtatgtttagttcgcgaaaaagtttgaactttggtactgtagcacattttgttgttatttaacaatttaatattcaattatggactaattaggcttaaaagattcatctcgtatcaaatagttatactgtgtaattagtttttttcaactgcatttaatgctccatgcatgtgtccgaagctCCGATGTGATGGGTATTGTAGCAAAACTTTTTTAAACTAAACATGACCTTAGTTTGTCTTTCTGTTTTGACTTGTCTAGCGTCACTGATTCATGCTAGTTTGATTAATGACGTGTAGCCACGAGGAGATTAATATGGTGGGGAGGCAGGCACCAGCTGTCTGAAATGTAGCATGCAGCAAGCTCATTAGCCCCCACAAGAATGCAAAAAGATAAGAGAAAGGGATGTTTTGTGAGGCCAGGACAGCCTTAATCTGCTAGTGCTAGGGTACAACAACTGCTTTCAGATGGGCGATTAGTTGTCAGATGATGGCACAACGAGGCAACTAAAGGCACCATCGATCAAAGTCCACCATGTTATGCATACATGCATCAAGCCTTTCCGAGTGGTGTTGATGGCTCCCCTCTAATCATCACTGAAATGACAGGTAGCTTAAGTGGCGGCAACTTTTCGGACAAAAGCTCACAGAAAGGTCCCAGAATAGTTAAGTGAAACATGAATCTGTGGAGCATAATTAGAACTGCTCTGTTCATTGCACGATCAAAGCACTCATACATGCATGGCGTGCAAATTAAGTGGAAAACATTTAGCTGCCACCACTCAAAACTAAAGGCTCCACTAATGAGAAATctggtgcaaaaaaaaaactttttaatGTTTCTGAAAATCACGGTAGCTAGCAAGGTGAATCGTGCAAATTACGAGGGGTTATATATTAGAGTTGATACACCTTTGATTAGGCTCTTTATCATTGATTGACATTGTGGCTGCACACCGTCTGTGATTTTTCCCAATTGCAGACTTGTAATGATATTCAGCAGCACGATGCTTTCAAATTCATACGTGGACTGATGCATTTCGATGTCCTACCTGCCAACCCATATGGTCTCATATATACTCTCATCTATGTGCTTTGTCACCGGATTCCTGTTGGAGGTTGATGGTCAAGAAAACGCGAATTGCGTATGCAATGACGTTGAGTTGCACAACGATTAGTAGTCCGATTTTTATGGTCCAAATTTGTCTgcttttgacagttggatggcctctGATATCTGGTTTAGTagttgaatgatgaaaattgAACTTTTGTTATAGTTTGAGGGTGTAAATCGAACTTTTCTCTAAATTTCTTCCATAAAAATCAtttaataattttatttattgtcagttttttttttcaaattgtaTTTAATGTATGTAGTTATGTACTCTACCATTTTCTATTTTAATCCTGAAATACCGGTACTAACTTTTACGCAAGACTCTAAATGATATGGTCTTTTACCAATTCATAGAAAAGCAATCAACTATTTTTTTCACAATTTTATTTTTCGATTAATGTGGTATTCGTATCCctacttttttttgaaactaactaTCCCTACTTTACTTAGATGTAATATATAGACCCAGACACTCTTCAGTATTTTATCTGCCATTAGAGTAGTTGATTGATACACCAAATACAGAGAAACGGAGGGAGAACACACGCTACTCATAGCTAGCTAGAGAGCTCTTTGACAAATACTCGTACATGACGAGTGAGTGTATGGAACAGGATGCGagcacaaaattaaattaaattaaattaaagcaGTCCGATCTTTTGGGAGGTGACGAGGAGAGTGGTTGGCTTCCAAGAAACCAGCAGCTAGCGGAAACTATTTAAACAAAACCAAGCAATAAACAGTGGTTCGCCGATCAAATTAACTACTAGAGTAGTAACAACAATGCATGCTAACATAAGCTAAGCTATAGGCAGCCGGTGGTCGTGATTCGCTAATCACCGGTGGGCTCCGCCTCATCACATGCTAATCAACTTTTGCGATGGCAACTTGTTCTTCCTGCAGCTCCTGGAGGAAGACGGACGGCGATGACGCTGGAGCTGGATGATTAACTGGCTTGATCGCTAGGgttgatctttttttttgttgaagaaATTAGAGTTGATTTTGGCATGGCTCACGCGGGCGGTGCTAAAGAATTCGCCGTCGCCATCGGAGCCTCGTCTCTGCTCTTTGTTTCTTGCAGCTTGCTGCCTTTCAATTCAGATTTCGGAGCCAGAGTCTGTTCTGTTCAGAAGGAACAGCAGGCTTTCCGGGAGGAAAACAACGGGGGCGAAATCGGGATTGGTTGGGGGAGCTCGATCCCCTTGCCCTGCCCATCTGGAACATCCACCTGCGCACTGGCCATCGtagcatcctcctcctcctcgtgcaCGCATGTGTCGCGGGCTCGCAGTTCGTGCCGTCGTGTTGACGCGAGCGCCATCGCCGAACAAGTGGAGCCTTGGCGATCGGTACAGGTGCCGTGCGTCGACTGGAGCGAGCATGAGtaaagctgacattgctcagCTTTTGCCATGCAAATGTCTGCAAATGCTGGGTCTCTACCAAATAAGCAGCTGGATTTGGTATCTCCATGCTATATATTGTATTGCATATACAGGTAGCATAACATAACATTGTCAGATGAGAATGGTATCATGTTAAACGCTATGAGATCCATCTATATTTATAAAAACGAGCACGGCGTTTTCTGTACCTTTTATCGCACCAGAATGCTAGAAATGTTGTTGGAAAAAAAAACGGAGTCCGGTAGATGTTACTTCATCATCTACATATGGTTAACAGTTCTGCATATCTTATGACCTGATTGTCTGCTTTATATCATTTTTCTTGCATTCTAACTGTTGTTGGTATTATACCTTTTCTGAATGTATGATAACTGAAGATCATTGTGCTCCATAACTCTCTACTAGTCAGAAGAATGCTTTACTAAAAAGCTTAGTTCTGTTAGGCTTGAATTAATAGCTATCTGTTTTCATTCAGCTGCTAGCTTGCTGAATGTATGAAAACTGAAGATGATTCATTTCTGTAGGTAAAATAGGGTGTTCGTTTCTGAATGAAGTGAACACATGCTTCATTTCTGGATGATATGGATGCATCCTCATGCAAATGTGTTTATGCAGGAGCTTGTACTTTTGAATTTGGCGAGCAAAGGAGCGGTTACAGCGGCAACATTATTTCTATGCTACTCCAAGTGAATGAAGAATGAACTATTTATGTATTGTCTTTTGGTTGTATCAAGATCGAGAACAACATGTTATATGTGATAATTTTTTGTTAAACTAGATGTAATATGTGTGCTTCTGCTGGacgggagcaggagaagctcaATGATTCTCTTTTCGCTATATGTACTATTTCGCCATATGGTAGAAATAAGCAGGTCTTATTGTGTTAAAACCAGCTGCTTAGGTTCCATTGCTGCCGAATAAACAAATGAGCAGTAGGTTTGATTCCTGGTCAGAAATTCATAATCAGGTGGGTTTGAGTGAAGCCAAGTGGAATGATTTAATCCAGGCCTGGTTTGAAATACATAATCCGGGTCGATCGGGCTTCAGTTCTTTCTCGGGCCTCTCATCTATTATGGGCCCTGGTATACTCCTCCGTTTGCGTTGCGTGGGCTCTGGGCCACTTTGCAGCCCGTCTCCTGGTTGCTTTCCGTTCCCCACTTCTCGCCGACtcctatccatccatccatggcGGCCGCGCTGCCCCGGCCGGCGCCGGACTCGAGCCCGCAGACTGCGCGCCCGCCGGCGCTCTTGTACCGCCTCTTCGGCCTACGCGCAGCAGCTGCCACGTCCAGCTACCTCGGCTTCTCTTGTCCTAGCTCTGCGCACCGCGCCAAGGACGCGCGCCCTTCATGGCGTGGCTCCACGCCGGCGTGGGAGAGGAGACCCAACACCTACCGGCTACCGCCGCTGTACGGACAGCGGCGGCACTGAAGACGGCGCCGGTGGCTAGCTTCCGCTGGCCAGTGGCCATCCAGCAAAAGAAACGCCGCGTTCCTCGCAGTCTGAATCGGACAGAGTCAAGCAAACCAAAACTCTGCCCAATATGTGAGCTCGTTTCGGCTAGGCTAGCTCATGAATATTTAAAAGATTCTTGGATCTGTGAACGAGTGGAATAATAGTAATCCCGGAAGCTGCTGCAAATGGCCAGAGCAGGTACTGATGATGGATCATCATCTGACAGCACCAGATAACTAACTTCGTTCATTGAGTGAATCActggcaggctggagctggaggctggaactggaatggtgtgagagaaaaatactgttagactggttggagctggagctggtggctggagtggtgtgagaggaaaatactgttggacTGGAGCTGGCTGCCGAACGGAGATGCTCAAGCAGATGCTGATGGCAACTTGTTGCATGCCATTAGGGTTGGCGTCAGTTTAATGGAAGGTTGGGTCATCCCGCACACGCACACGATGTATGGTGCTGTGGCTTTTCTTCTCTGGAGTGAGCCAACAGATTATATTATATATGTCCCAATTCATCATCTCTGCGACCTCGTCAGCAAAGAACGGCGACGGAAATCAGCATATATTCGCGCCTGACTTCGTTTGCTTCTGCTTATTTCCTTATGATTGGAGGGACTTCAATTTCTCGCTTACTAGAAATTTCTCACGCAATATTCAACTTCTCATCACGAAGTCTGAGCATTTTATTATACACGCTAGCTGTTCAGTTGTGTCAAGCAACCAAAAAGACAAAGCTCGCATACACGATCAGTTGGAAAGCTACTTTATTCATAGATAAGCAGAGTTCAGCTCAAACCTGTCTCTACGTGCGAAGAACACCGGTTTACGCCGATGATTGCTGCATCCCAAGTTCTCAACTCTGAAGCGTGCTATGTGGTTCTAGATAGTTTCTGTACGCGCATAATTGATGCCTGATGAGGCGAGCAAGCAAGTTTTCATAACTGCAACTTGTTGTCTCTGTGCTTGTGGTATGATTGCTTCAGCAGCCAAGAACACATCACGCATGGATTGAATACACTTGGTGTCACTGCTTGCTGACTTGGAAAGCAAAGAAAACAGCTGCAGTTCTCCACATACATACACTACTGTACATGCATATTCTACACAGTTCCAGGAGTTGCACTAGAATTTTGCTTCCTATAACCAGTTGTTTTCAATTAGCAGGAGGTGATTGCACACATGATAACCACCATCTAAACTATATTCCAGGCCTCAAGATTCGCTGTACGCAGTAGCTCTCTCGACTCTCTCCTAATAAGAGATGACACAGAGAGCTACATGAGGAATCTCCTTTTCCTACTAGTATAAATTTGTTTGACAAAAGCTGAGCTCTCTGAGCTCACagtactgttcttgcattagaAAATTAGGGTGGCTTTGCATTTTTGTCAACAGATGTGCTCATCTTACCCCCCCCCCACCAGGCATAACATATATAGATATTTCAACCATTTCACAGCTTATATAAAAATGAAGATGATGAAATAAGTATCAAAACAAGGTTCAGCTAATACTACTTTAGTTTTTTTGGGTGTAACCAATAGCGCTATCAACTTTCACTGTTCATCAATACTTCATGCTGCATCATGTACATGAGTATCTAATTCAACTCATGTACTTCGTGCTGCATCATATACATCATGTACATAAGTGGAAAATAGGATTATTATTTCATCATATATAATTGCACTACGATTCCATTATGAGTTGATATAACACTtaaaatccccccccccccaaaaaaaactaAAGTAGAAAAACAatatatttaaaatttgaaaagaaaagcacTAGATATAATTCACAATGTCGACATTGTTGTATTGCTGAATAGCATCAGCGAGCTCGGTGAACCATGAATCTCAACGCATCAAGGGCCAAATACAAGTTGGGCCCATGCATTTTTCTTCTGTTACGGTCCTAGTCACCACATCAGGTGCTCTATTATAACTGACACCACGAATAATAAGTAATTCTAGAGAAGCTACAGATTTGTCACACAACTGCTGCTAGGTGACCTAAATATTGGTGAGATCACCTGAGGAACCCAAATAGTTATAAAAAAATTGTCTGCATTGCAGTCGGGTATGTTGTCACCACAAGCACACAACATTAATTCAGATTTCTATTGTCTGCAATGCTTTGGATAAAAATGTGTGTATGCATTGTTGGTGATAGTTCCTTGTTAGGCATTCGTATCTGATTTCTATTTGATTTCATTGGTGAAAGAGAATAGTTATCAGAAGTTTGGATGGTGCCTCTTAAGTATATTCGTTCTTAGGGCCTATTTGGAGGGGCTAAAGTTGaatgctaaattttagcacatATTAACACTCATACCTTGCGAAAGTTTTTGAGTCTTGGGTAAACTTTAGTCTATCTTATTGGCACTCATGTTTGGATacactagtgctaaagtttagcactgagatccaaacagggccttagccTGGTTGCTCAAATGTAGTGAATGGAAAGCATTTAAATTTCAGGAGTCACCCTGAAGTTTGCTATGGTGATAGATAAGCATTCGGGATGGAACTATTAGTGGAAATAAATGTACTCAAATACCAAGATAAGGGGAACGATATATACAGAATTTTGAGTTACTGGGGCAGGTTATTAGTATATCCGTCATATTCATACTACCTAGCTATTTTCTAGAGAAAACATAGGTCAACTTTCTTAAGAGTAATAATCACAGAATATACAGAGAGGATAATACTAGTCTCGCAAAAGCAAATGGAAGACCTTTGATTTCGACGTAAGTATCGCAGATTCAACTCATCATGTGTTATGTCATCACCCAAGATACTAAAAGAAGCGGCAACTTGACATTGAGTCAGGATTACCAACTGAAACTATAAAAAAAAAGGATTACCAACTGAAGAAAGCCACAAGCTCTCTATACATATCTTTCTAAGATTAAATAATTACATCAAAGCCATTTGACCAAAGGGTTTTTTATCCATAATAACATGAAACCCAAGGTAAATCAGCTATCTTTGGTAGCAATTAGGCCTCCAAATTAACCACCAAAGCAGCACAGCATCTCAAAGATACCCCCAAAACCTTTCATGCATGCATGACCCATATGCATGCATTAGGCACCTCTACTACTGCTACAAAATGTGGATTTCTCCACATAAAAAGAAAGTGAGAAAATGAAGgtcccaaaaaagaaaaaaagaaattgagAAGTAGTAGAAGAATTGTGGAGCTTGGTGGTAGTATCTAGTAGCCAAGGCAGTTCACGGCCATGGTCCCGGTGTCCAGGAACTGATGGAACGTGATCCCTGCGGTGGCATTGTGGCCGCACTCCGCCTCCGCGTCGAAGCCGTCGTCACAGGGCGGGTGGTTGAGGTCGAGCCACAGCCCGCGCTTGACGCCGTCGTCGTGGTCGTGGATGATGCTGACGTCGGGCTTCTTGTCCACGAcgatcgtcgtcgtcgccggcggcatgcCGCCCGTCATGGCGCGGTGGCGCCTCATGTGCCCGCCGAGGGCCTGGCCGATGGCGAACTCGAGGCCGCAGATGGAGCAGCCGTGCAGCTTGGGCTTGGCCAGCGaggggtcgccgtcgccgtccagcCGCGGCTTCTTGTGGCTGGCGCGGTGGCCGCCGAGCGCCTGGAACGACGGGAACGTGCGGTTGCACGTCTTGCAGACGAACACCCGCTCCGGTGCGCGCCCGGCGACCGGCAGCGTCGGCTCCTGGCCGTGCGACATGAGCATCAGCACGCGTGCCATCTCGCCCTCGTGGACTGCAAACCTCTTCATCAATCCTCACGCTTGTCAGCAAGTTCTTGCCGATGAATTAGCTGCTTGATCTAGATCGGAAGCAAAGATATCTGAATGGGGGAAGAAGCGCATCAAGAAGCAGGGTGTATTTATAGGCAGGGTTAGAAATGCGAGACATAAACAAATTGACCAATGGTAGCAGTTAATCGGTTCTATTAGGCTCAAGGATTAAAATAGAGTCACAAGTGGCCTTCAGAGTAGACGAAGAAACAGTTGGCTTTTGCCTACTACTGACACAAAGTTCTTTTTATTCTGAATTGCTGATTCGCGGTGCTGACAACAGATCAGCTGCAGTAGTGGCGATGATTGGGCACAGGGCTAACTGCAAACGGCGTCGAGTTTCGCCGAGTCGACGCCGTTCCTTGGCAGTTTTATTTGGATGCAGCGGCACGATTGATGCACAGTGTAAAGATAATGCGTGTGTGCGTTGGGCTGAGTTGAAGGGACGGAAACTTCAGCTGGGGAATCAGAATTCAGAACAGGACTGATTCACCCACTCGTCTGCGTGTTGACTTTTGCAGTTCATGAGGGCTTGTAGATTCCGGTCAACGGTTCCTTCTCTGGAAGCCTGTCTTGTGCTCTAAAAACTTAATTCCATTTTTTTCCTGATAAACGGCGTTATGATCTTTGTTTAGGTGCATTAGACAGTCGACAACAAAGCTTCACTGAAATGTGGGGGTGAAGGGAACTTCAGTTCAGAATTCAGAGATGGTTGTTTTCTTCTGATTTCTGAAGGTGGTTTGCTTACGCCACTTTTGGGACATTATAGGCTTCTAGACGCCTAGTTGCAGAACTTAAAGCCCTTGCTTGATCTCAGTTCAAATCATAGAAAAGTGTCATGAATCTTTATGCCAACTAGGAAGCATTATTCTTCTGTGAATATACCGTGTCCCACTGAATTATTTCTTGCAATAATCCTGCAGACATCCTTCTGTAGATCGGTTTTATTAAGACAACTGGACCAATAGGACCGTAGGAAACAGCAAATAGATCGTCGTGCTTACGAAGACATTATACATATATCCAGCTTGATATGTGATGAGATCATAAACGTCTCATCGCTGCTCCAAATGGCGCATTAATAAATAATAGTGACTTGTATCTACCCCTTGATCCCTTTTTGCACTGACTCATAATGCTACTACTACTGCGTCAGAGGTATCAGAAAGAAATGCCTCTTCCCATCTGCACCTGCTTGATACTTCATCAAGCCGAACAGCCATCGTAAACAACCATCTTGAGTAGTGGCATCCGAGTCTAGATCAAACAACACCGGTTCCCGGCGATGATTGGTTCTTGGATCGCTTGTGTGCCGACGTTGCATTGCTTGATTGGACTGAGCTGATCAATAATTGCTGGTTGATGTAAGCAGAAAGAAACTTTGCCTAGTTTTATATACAGTTCACTTCTGCTTGTTGCAGCTTGCAAACGCGAAAACATAAAATGGTACCGTATGGTGCTTAAGCAGAGGCATCTGTTAATTTTCAATGGATTAGGATCTAAGAGTTTATGGCGTCTCCGACTGCACCAGACAGTGGCAGTGTTTGATGGGGATCAAATGGAATCTTG
The nucleotide sequence above comes from Panicum virgatum strain AP13 chromosome 3K, P.virgatum_v5, whole genome shotgun sequence. Encoded proteins:
- the LOC120697238 gene encoding zinc finger protein ZAT12-like encodes the protein MKRFAVHEGEMARVLMLMSHGQEPTLPVAGRAPERVFVCKTCNRTFPSFQALGGHRASHKKPRLDGDGDPSLAKPKLHGCSICGLEFAIGQALGGHMRRHRAMTGGMPPATTTIVVDKKPDVSIIHDHDDGVKRGLWLDLNHPPCDDGFDAEAECGHNATAGITFHQFLDTGTMAVNCLGY